From Paenibacillus graminis, a single genomic window includes:
- a CDS encoding dicarboxylate/amino acid:cation symporter, protein MNNIDNNLLSAIETNWIGFAVSIFVFGILFLSARKRIGFGTRVLAALGIGLIAGIFFQYFDLETEAIKTFGSIYVSLIRMLVIPLVFVLVLNSISSLTNLEYLRKIGIKTFAWFLGTTGVASIIGLSVALLFNPGKGIQQAVPEGFEAREIPTFSQVILDLVPSNPVNEAATGKVVPLLIFAIFLAVAIIKVGSKKPEAVKPVRDLIESLTAVLHQVVKFVIRLTPYGVFALIAGITARYGWDTLQELGSVIITSYVALIIHFALIFGGLVLLVAKINPLRFFRKIYPTLTVAFTTRSSYATLPVNLEVITKRLHVSPRIASFVAPLGASVNFNGCGGIWPAIVAVFTAQVFGIQLTGTDYVTLVLVSIISSIGVAGVPGPAVISTTVVLTALGLPLEGIAIVAGVEALIDMGRTAVNATGTTVTALLVANSEGEFDREAFNRRDDDEEILLNAL, encoded by the coding sequence AACGGATCGGATTTGGTACCCGTGTTCTTGCGGCTCTCGGCATCGGTCTGATAGCCGGCATTTTCTTTCAATATTTTGATTTGGAGACCGAGGCTATTAAGACGTTCGGCAGCATTTATGTCAGTTTGATCCGGATGCTCGTTATTCCGTTGGTATTTGTCCTGGTTCTGAACAGCATTTCATCCTTAACCAATCTGGAGTATTTACGCAAAATAGGTATAAAAACCTTCGCCTGGTTCCTGGGGACAACCGGTGTCGCTTCTATAATCGGCTTATCGGTAGCCCTGCTGTTCAACCCTGGGAAGGGCATTCAGCAAGCAGTGCCGGAAGGGTTCGAGGCCCGTGAAATCCCTACCTTCTCACAGGTCATACTGGACCTGGTGCCCTCCAACCCCGTCAATGAGGCCGCAACCGGTAAGGTAGTTCCCCTTCTGATCTTTGCCATTTTCCTGGCTGTAGCGATCATCAAGGTCGGCTCCAAAAAACCGGAGGCCGTTAAGCCGGTGCGCGATCTCATTGAATCCTTGACCGCTGTCCTGCATCAGGTAGTTAAATTTGTCATCCGCCTGACTCCATATGGAGTATTCGCGCTGATCGCGGGAATTACAGCACGTTATGGCTGGGATACCCTGCAGGAGCTCGGCAGCGTCATCATCACGTCCTATGTCGCGCTTATCATTCATTTTGCCCTCATTTTCGGAGGACTGGTGCTGCTTGTCGCCAAAATCAATCCCTTGCGCTTTTTCCGCAAGATATATCCAACCCTCACTGTTGCCTTCACTACCAGAAGCAGCTATGCTACGCTTCCAGTTAACCTGGAGGTCATCACGAAACGCCTGCATGTCTCTCCACGAATTGCAAGCTTTGTCGCGCCTCTGGGAGCTTCTGTCAACTTTAATGGCTGCGGAGGGATCTGGCCTGCCATCGTGGCTGTTTTTACAGCCCAGGTGTTTGGAATCCAGCTGACCGGAACCGACTATGTGACGCTTGTATTGGTAAGCATCATTTCTTCAATAGGTGTAGCGGGTGTACCCGGTCCGGCAGTTATTTCTACAACAGTTGTATTGACCGCACTAGGACTGCCTCTTGAAGGCATTGCCATTGTGGCAGGGGTCGAAGCTCTCATTGATATGGGGCGTACTGCTGTAAATGCGACAGGAACAACCGTCACCGCACTTCTGGTGGCCAACTCGGAAGGCGAGTTTGACCGGGAGGCGTTCAACCGGAGGGATGATGATGAAGAAATCCTGCTGAATGCGTTGTAA
- a CDS encoding Gfo/Idh/MocA family protein, with the protein MTQKLRWGIMGCAQIATGSVMPAIRESETGIIQAVASRGLEKSSAVAKELGVAQAYGSYEELLADPDVDAVYIPLPNHLHREWVIRAAEAGKHVLCEKPIALNSREAAEMVEACRKAGVHLAEAYMYRHHPRIAEVREIIASGEIGDLRSIRGTFTYNDAGDTSNIRFNSAWGGGSLYDVGCYPLSAARLLFGAEPEAATVQAIFSPEHDNVDMMASGLVEFPGGVSLIFDCGMWAYNRQLLEVLGTEGRIELPMPFNARFDDAEFFVYSGGEVRRARATGANPYVCQADNFAAAVFGAAPVVAAEDPVLNMILIETCLASARTRQRLSLKQG; encoded by the coding sequence ATGACACAAAAGCTGCGTTGGGGAATTATGGGCTGTGCTCAAATCGCAACAGGTTCGGTCATGCCGGCCATCCGGGAATCGGAGACGGGAATCATTCAGGCGGTGGCGAGCCGGGGGCTGGAGAAGAGCAGCGCCGTCGCTAAGGAATTGGGCGTGGCACAGGCCTATGGCAGCTATGAGGAGCTGCTGGCCGATCCCGATGTTGATGCGGTATATATTCCGCTTCCGAACCATCTGCACCGGGAATGGGTAATCCGCGCGGCAGAAGCCGGCAAGCATGTGCTGTGCGAGAAGCCGATTGCCCTGAACAGCCGGGAGGCGGCAGAGATGGTGGAAGCCTGCCGGAAGGCGGGCGTGCATCTGGCTGAAGCCTACATGTACCGGCACCACCCGCGGATTGCAGAAGTGCGGGAGATTATCGCCAGCGGTGAGATTGGCGATCTGCGGTCCATCCGGGGGACTTTTACATACAACGATGCCGGAGATACTTCTAACATCCGCTTCAATTCAGCTTGGGGCGGCGGCTCCTTGTACGATGTCGGCTGTTACCCGCTAAGTGCGGCGCGGCTGTTATTCGGCGCGGAGCCGGAAGCGGCAACCGTACAGGCGATCTTTTCCCCTGAGCATGACAATGTGGATATGATGGCCTCCGGGCTGGTTGAGTTCCCGGGCGGCGTCAGCCTGATCTTCGACTGCGGCATGTGGGCCTACAACCGGCAGCTGCTGGAGGTGCTCGGGACGGAAGGGCGGATTGAGCTTCCGATGCCGTTTAACGCCAGATTTGATGATGCCGAATTCTTCGTATATTCCGGTGGGGAAGTCAGACGCGCCCGGGCAACAGGAGCTAATCCGTATGTCTGCCAGGCGGATAATTTCGCCGCTGCTGTCTTCGGCGCAGCACCTGTGGTTGCCGCAGAGGACCCGGTGCTGAACATGATACTGATTGAGACCTGCCTGGCATCGGCACGGACACGGCAGCGGCTCAGCCTGAAGCAGGGATGA
- a CDS encoding 1,4-dihydroxy-2-naphthoate polyprenyltransferase — MNVKSFLQFVELPTKVASMLPFLLGTLYALYRFEDFYVLRFALMFVSLLSFDMATTAINNYYDYKKAAKTHGYGYETHNAIVHYGLKESTVVAAIAVLLTLAVGSGIALVAETGLLVFLLGGLSFLIGILYSFGPIPISRMPLGELFSGLFMGFVIIFISAYIHSDQTVVTLLFSEGWASLHVHIPEVLYLFWFSVPAILGIAGIMLANNICDIEDDMDNRRYTLPVYIGRKNALLLFRLLYYVSFADLAVLLLLGVNPVLVVLLLLTLIPLRRNIARFEEKQEKATTFILSVKNFMLMSVARIVVLGAAILLKILL; from the coding sequence GTGAATGTAAAAAGCTTTTTGCAATTTGTCGAACTGCCGACAAAGGTGGCGAGCATGCTGCCTTTTCTGCTGGGGACACTGTATGCCCTGTACCGGTTCGAAGATTTCTATGTTCTGCGCTTTGCCTTGATGTTTGTCTCCCTGCTGAGCTTTGATATGGCGACAACGGCGATCAACAACTATTATGATTATAAAAAAGCGGCCAAAACCCATGGCTACGGCTATGAAACGCATAATGCCATTGTTCACTACGGGCTGAAGGAGAGTACTGTAGTGGCTGCTATTGCTGTCCTGCTCACGCTTGCCGTAGGCAGCGGGATTGCACTTGTTGCAGAGACAGGGCTGCTGGTGTTCCTGCTGGGCGGCTTGTCCTTTCTGATCGGGATTCTGTACTCGTTCGGCCCGATACCAATTTCGCGGATGCCGCTCGGCGAGCTGTTCTCGGGACTGTTTATGGGGTTTGTCATCATTTTCATCTCAGCTTATATTCACTCGGACCAGACTGTGGTGACGCTGCTGTTCTCCGAAGGCTGGGCCAGCCTGCATGTCCATATCCCTGAGGTACTCTATCTCTTCTGGTTTTCCGTGCCGGCGATCCTTGGGATTGCCGGAATTATGCTGGCCAACAATATCTGCGACATCGAGGATGACATGGACAACCGGCGGTATACACTGCCAGTGTATATTGGACGGAAGAACGCTTTGCTGCTGTTCAGGCTGCTGTATTATGTCTCTTTTGCAGACCTTGCCGTGCTGCTGCTGCTGGGAGTGAACCCTGTGCTGGTGGTGCTGCTGCTGCTGACACTGATTCCGCTCCGCCGCAATATCGCCCGCTTTGAGGAGAAGCAGGAGAAGGCGACCACCTTTATCCTGTCCGTCAAAAATTTCATGCTGATGAGCGTGGCCCGGATTGTGGTGCTGGGTGCGGCTATCCTGCTGAAGATTCTGCTGTGA
- a CDS encoding bifunctional diguanylate cyclase/phosphodiesterase, with protein MKLRKKMIIFTCVVALVTLGINYLLLHLIMLNRFEKLDEAALKHSLDDALTSYQEELLDMRTGMLNYSLRDETYRFVEGRRSADSPLAADDGFIRSTFNSATFEVNHLDMMALLDKSGQPLYGGTYDTARKSISPLTPELHTLFKLMNSRLPALASASDSQTGIVLLDQGPMLITLTPIVDSSTGKPVIGTAVAGRMLQQEEATPVREDGPTSIQITRATSEMLAQSGGKDRWMSPASGSMLSVHTVVNDLFGNPGVVFTVKQPRQIYENGQESVYSFRLAFFIVTILSCIGSMLFVNRSILGRMTSLIKNIRDIGSSKDLSIRIISTGRDEFSDVEHEFNRMIDSLQQAQEELQQQSMLDPLTHLPNRPLFFAKLNTAIGAAKGSNRQIALVFIDLDHFKTVNDTLGHDFGDAMLQETAFRLEQVVGTHDVVSRLGGDEFTILLSDIPDPAAISAQLSSIQDALSMPHQIQGHLFYCTASIGISIYPQNGDDADYLVKQADLAMLHVKETGRNNIFQYSEDLEESIRRKKVLAQQLLSAAANDEFEVHYQPILNAARLQVHKVEALLRWTSPSYGPVSPAEFIPLAETSGSIVSIGGWVLRQVCADMRRFRENGLFLTAAVNISALQLMQPGLLELLLGLLHEYELPPSSLELEITESVLVSGDSILESLQQLRAHGFHISLDDFGTGFSSLSYLRRFPVDVIKIDRSFVSEMTPQPQGDVLVKAIIELSHNLGLSVVSEGIELQEQFDMLRSLGSDELQGFYISKPVKAGEIQSFLSQKKLFFGEK; from the coding sequence ATGAAGCTGCGCAAAAAAATGATCATCTTCACCTGTGTTGTTGCCCTGGTTACCTTGGGGATTAACTACCTGCTTCTGCACCTCATCATGCTGAACCGTTTTGAGAAGCTGGATGAAGCCGCGCTGAAACACAGTCTGGACGACGCGCTCACTTCCTATCAGGAGGAACTGCTGGATATGAGGACCGGAATGCTGAACTATTCGCTCCGGGATGAAACCTACCGCTTCGTAGAGGGACGACGCTCAGCAGATAGCCCCCTTGCTGCAGATGATGGTTTTATCCGCAGCACCTTCAATAGTGCAACCTTTGAGGTCAATCACCTGGATATGATGGCCCTGCTGGACAAATCGGGGCAGCCTCTATATGGCGGAACATATGATACTGCCCGCAAGAGCATTTCCCCGCTGACACCGGAGCTGCATACACTGTTCAAGCTGATGAACAGCAGGCTGCCAGCCTTGGCAAGTGCAAGTGACAGCCAAACCGGGATCGTGCTTCTCGATCAGGGTCCGATGCTGATAACGCTTACGCCTATTGTCGACAGCAGCACAGGCAAGCCGGTGATCGGCACTGCCGTTGCCGGAAGAATGCTTCAGCAGGAGGAAGCCACCCCTGTCAGAGAGGACGGGCCCACCAGTATCCAAATAACCAGAGCCACCTCAGAAATGCTGGCACAGAGCGGCGGAAAGGATCGCTGGATGAGTCCGGCCTCCGGCAGCATGCTGTCGGTTCACACCGTTGTGAACGACCTGTTCGGCAATCCAGGCGTCGTCTTTACCGTGAAGCAGCCTCGTCAGATCTATGAGAACGGGCAGGAATCCGTCTACAGCTTCCGGCTTGCCTTCTTCATTGTAACCATACTGAGCTGCATAGGGAGCATGCTCTTCGTGAACCGCTCTATCCTGGGAAGAATGACTTCATTAATCAAAAATATCAGGGATATTGGCAGCAGCAAGGATTTATCTATCCGCATCATCAGTACTGGGAGGGATGAGTTCAGTGATGTGGAGCATGAATTCAACCGGATGATCGATTCCCTGCAGCAGGCCCAGGAGGAGCTTCAGCAGCAATCCATGCTTGATCCGCTGACTCACCTGCCTAACCGCCCGCTCTTCTTCGCAAAGCTTAATACAGCGATTGGCGCAGCGAAGGGCAGCAACCGGCAGATTGCCCTTGTCTTCATCGATCTGGATCACTTCAAGACCGTCAATGATACGCTGGGCCATGATTTTGGGGATGCCATGCTCCAAGAAACCGCCTTCCGGCTCGAACAGGTCGTCGGGACACATGATGTAGTGTCACGCCTTGGCGGCGACGAATTCACCATCCTGCTCTCCGACATCCCCGATCCGGCCGCTATTTCGGCACAGCTGTCAAGCATTCAGGACGCTCTCTCCATGCCGCATCAAATTCAGGGGCATCTCTTCTATTGCACAGCCAGCATAGGCATCAGCATTTATCCCCAGAACGGGGATGACGCCGACTATCTCGTCAAACAAGCCGATCTGGCGATGCTCCATGTCAAAGAGACGGGACGTAACAATATATTTCAGTATTCCGAGGACCTGGAAGAGAGCATCCGGCGCAAAAAGGTGTTGGCGCAGCAGCTGCTCTCTGCCGCAGCCAATGATGAGTTTGAAGTGCATTACCAGCCAATTCTGAATGCTGCGCGGCTGCAGGTACATAAGGTGGAGGCGCTTCTTCGCTGGACCAGCCCTTCCTACGGGCCTGTGTCTCCGGCAGAGTTCATTCCGCTCGCGGAGACCAGCGGCTCCATTGTAAGTATCGGGGGCTGGGTGCTGCGGCAAGTCTGCGCTGATATGCGGAGGTTTCGGGAGAACGGCCTGTTTCTCACCGCCGCAGTCAATATTTCCGCGCTGCAGCTGATGCAGCCTGGTCTTCTGGAGCTACTACTCGGGCTGCTGCACGAATATGAGCTGCCGCCCTCCAGCCTGGAGCTTGAAATTACGGAGAGCGTGCTGGTTTCCGGCGACAGCATATTGGAGTCGCTGCAGCAGCTTAGAGCACACGGATTTCACATTTCGCTGGACGACTTTGGCACCGGATTTTCTTCTTTGAGCTATTTGCGGCGGTTCCCTGTCGATGTGATCAAAATCGACCGCTCCTTTGTCTCTGAAATGACTCCTCAACCGCAGGGTGATGTGCTGGTCAAAGCCATTATCGAGCTAAGCCACAATCTCGGGCTGAGTGTGGTGTCCGAGGGGATCGAGCTGCAGGAGCAGTTCGATATGCTGCGCAGCCTGGGCAGCGACGAGCTGCAGGGATTCTATATCAGCAAACCGGTCAAAGCCGGAGAAATCCAGTCCTTTTTGTCGCAGAAAAAATTGTTTTTTGGCGAAAAATGA
- a CDS encoding acetate uptake transporter, whose amino-acid sequence MSAQSPNTQSVKIVTADPSAIGLFGLAIVTLVASSQKLEITTGLSYCIPWAIFLGAFAQLFASIQDAKHNNTFGMTAFGAYAFFWFGMAASWLIKLGVFGTVLAEGVDPKQLGFVFLGYLVFTLFMTLGAVEANRVLLVIFVLIDFLFLGLTMDSFGVAAEFFHKLAACSELAIGIVSLYGCGASVLNAHFGRQFLPVGAPLGVFKK is encoded by the coding sequence ATGTCAGCGCAATCGCCAAACACCCAATCCGTCAAAATCGTCACCGCCGACCCTAGCGCCATCGGCTTGTTCGGATTGGCTATCGTCACCCTGGTCGCTTCTTCACAAAAGCTTGAAATTACAACAGGTCTCAGCTACTGCATTCCTTGGGCTATTTTTCTCGGTGCCTTTGCCCAACTGTTCGCATCCATTCAGGATGCCAAACACAACAATACCTTCGGAATGACCGCCTTTGGCGCTTACGCGTTCTTCTGGTTCGGCATGGCGGCAAGCTGGCTGATCAAGCTCGGGGTATTCGGAACGGTTTTGGCGGAAGGCGTAGACCCCAAACAGCTAGGATTTGTTTTTTTGGGATATCTGGTCTTCACTCTCTTCATGACCCTCGGCGCTGTAGAAGCCAACCGGGTGCTGCTTGTCATCTTTGTGTTAATTGACTTCCTGTTCCTCGGACTTACAATGGATTCCTTTGGGGTTGCTGCTGAGTTTTTCCATAAGCTGGCTGCCTGCTCAGAATTGGCCATTGGCATCGTTTCTCTTTACGGCTGTGGCGCGTCAGTGCTCAACGCTCATTTTGGACGCCAATTCCTTCCGGTTGGAGCTCCGCTCGGGGTCTTCAAAAAATAA
- a CDS encoding bifunctional diguanylate cyclase/phosphodiesterase — protein sequence MAFINKKPLTIILGFVVVLQLSLFYYYSLSVDREYRAEKADLSSKAVMLTSNIEERVSIVKGVSSFIQTVGFDADPNLINEYLHTAYTNNSSNVMNIMIAPDGLIRYLYPLSGNTAILGKSLLLDSALSSPGMVQETIRSGGVTIDGPRTLAQGEYGMVIRQAIYHNKSFTGIVSVTLKIENIVDQLLLKDTQIFVTTDDHTFLFGSPVSKEDKRLMVPVTVYNQHWLMGIPTPSHKKWEVLRSVLWIDIAILLIIAFILYIFWHQSRFNRELERVVSIRTRDLRVSKRLYEKLAHYDSLTEIPNRLYFMDEFERLLQSAEPTQTYTLFFFDLNRFKEINDTLGHSIGDQVIKTLANRLKNGKVPFKLFARTGGDEFVMVFSDLPREHIPIIAGDISGLISDTLLISGAHLSLSTSIGVSLYPEHSLNKDDLLKFADMSMYQAKSQEEANYFIFDWELREKLEQKTMIAKYLHSALEREEFVLHYQPQINAVTGKMIGMEALVRWNHPEKGLIGPGTFITAVEEAGLMIQLTDWVLREVCRQLCEWRTMGLPLHRTSINISNSWFYNRNLIENLLAVLDQYGLETSMLEFEITESTALLEEHYPLLQQMRDHGIVVSIDDFGTKYSSLNYLKHFPVNKIKIDRTFITGIGVSSIDETIIKSIVYVASQLGYELIAEGVETQEQLEFLIKHNCPHIQGFFFFPPLPAEDIHKVAS from the coding sequence ATGGCTTTCATTAATAAAAAGCCTTTAACGATCATCCTCGGCTTTGTAGTCGTTCTTCAGCTCTCTCTATTCTACTATTACTCTTTATCAGTAGACCGTGAATACCGGGCTGAAAAAGCCGACTTGTCCTCAAAAGCAGTCATGCTAACATCAAACATTGAAGAGAGAGTCTCGATTGTCAAAGGCGTCAGTTCCTTTATACAAACGGTCGGCTTTGATGCTGATCCAAACCTGATTAATGAGTATCTGCACACCGCATACACCAACAATTCAAGCAACGTTATGAATATCATGATCGCTCCGGACGGCCTCATCCGTTACTTATATCCTCTCTCAGGCAATACAGCGATACTGGGCAAAAGCCTGCTGCTGGATTCAGCACTATCCTCACCCGGCATGGTCCAGGAAACCATCCGTTCCGGCGGCGTTACAATAGACGGGCCCCGGACTCTCGCCCAGGGTGAATACGGCATGGTGATCAGACAAGCCATCTACCATAACAAATCTTTTACAGGCATAGTTTCCGTAACACTGAAGATTGAGAATATTGTGGACCAGCTTTTGCTGAAGGACACCCAAATATTCGTAACCACAGACGACCATACCTTTCTATTCGGCAGCCCTGTGAGCAAAGAAGACAAGCGGCTAATGGTTCCGGTCACCGTCTACAATCAGCACTGGCTGATGGGCATCCCCACGCCTTCGCATAAGAAATGGGAAGTGCTGCGCAGCGTTCTATGGATCGATATTGCCATCCTGCTTATCATTGCGTTCATTCTCTACATCTTCTGGCATCAGAGCCGCTTCAACCGTGAACTGGAACGGGTGGTCAGCATCCGCACACGTGATCTCCGCGTGTCCAAGCGTCTGTATGAAAAGCTCGCGCATTATGACAGCCTGACAGAAATACCTAACCGGCTGTACTTTATGGACGAGTTCGAACGCCTTCTGCAATCGGCAGAGCCGACCCAGACCTACACACTGTTCTTTTTCGATCTCAACCGTTTCAAGGAAATCAATGATACACTGGGACACTCCATCGGCGACCAGGTCATCAAGACACTTGCCAACCGGCTGAAAAATGGAAAAGTGCCCTTCAAGCTGTTCGCGCGCACCGGCGGCGATGAGTTCGTGATGGTATTCTCCGACCTGCCCCGGGAGCATATTCCCATTATCGCAGGAGACATCAGCGGGCTGATCTCAGACACGCTGCTGATTTCCGGCGCGCACCTGAGCTTATCGACCAGTATTGGCGTCTCGCTGTATCCCGAGCACTCGCTGAACAAGGATGATCTGCTGAAGTTCGCGGACATGTCGATGTATCAGGCCAAAAGCCAGGAGGAGGCCAATTACTTTATCTTTGACTGGGAGCTGCGCGAGAAGCTGGAACAGAAAACGATGATCGCCAAATATCTGCATTCCGCACTGGAGCGCGAAGAATTTGTGCTGCACTACCAGCCGCAGATCAACGCCGTTACGGGTAAAATGATTGGCATGGAGGCGCTTGTCCGCTGGAACCACCCTGAAAAAGGCCTGATCGGGCCAGGCACCTTCATTACCGCCGTGGAGGAGGCCGGGCTGATGATTCAGCTTACGGACTGGGTGCTCCGTGAGGTCTGCCGCCAGCTCTGTGAATGGAGAACGATGGGCCTGCCGCTGCATCGGACCTCGATCAATATCTCCAACAGCTGGTTCTATAACCGCAACCTGATCGAGAACCTGCTTGCGGTGCTGGACCAATATGGACTGGAGACCAGTATGCTGGAGTTCGAAATTACGGAGAGCACCGCCCTGCTGGAAGAGCATTATCCGCTGCTGCAGCAGATGCGCGACCATGGCATCGTCGTCTCCATCGACGACTTCGGCACCAAGTATTCTTCACTGAACTACCTGAAGCATTTTCCCGTCAACAAAATCAAAATCGACCGCACCTTCATCACCGGCATCGGCGTCAGCTCCATTGATGAGACAATTATTAAGTCCATCGTCTATGTTGCCTCGCAGCTCGGGTATGAGCTGATTGCCGAAGGCGTGGAAACCCAGGAACAGCTTGAATTCCTGATTAAGCATAACTGTCCGCATATTCAGGGCTTCTTCTTCTTCCCGCCGCTGCCGGCCGAAGACATTCATAAGGTGGCCTCCTAA
- a CDS encoding VOC family protein, with translation MAKNKLLRMDNISIVVESLDDAISFFEEIGLKLEGRATVEGEWAGRVTGLGSQCVEIAMMVTPDGHSRLELSRFINPPTISDHRTAPVNALGYLRVMFTVEDIDEMVSRLTKYGAQLVGEVVQYEDSYRLCYIRGNEGLLIGLAEQLNNQ, from the coding sequence ATGGCAAAAAACAAATTACTTAGAATGGACAATATCAGCATCGTTGTAGAATCCCTTGATGACGCAATCTCTTTCTTCGAGGAGATTGGCTTGAAGCTTGAAGGGCGAGCAACTGTCGAAGGTGAATGGGCTGGCCGCGTAACCGGGCTGGGTTCACAGTGTGTAGAGATTGCTATGATGGTTACCCCAGATGGCCACAGCCGGCTTGAACTTTCGCGATTTATCAATCCACCTACTATATCAGATCACCGAACTGCTCCTGTAAATGCCCTCGGTTATCTACGCGTCATGTTCACCGTTGAAGACATTGACGAAATGGTGTCCAGACTCACTAAGTATGGGGCTCAGCTCGTTGGGGAAGTGGTTCAGTACGAGGACTCGTATCGGCTCTGCTACATTCGTGGAAATGAAGGACTTCTAATCGGTTTGGCGGAACAACTTAATAATCAATAA
- a CDS encoding helix-turn-helix transcriptional regulator has product MNNPSSYGVYGFRFSEPDHLPLCNLFAAGHDVVTDASYHWNGMERTDGPLLLFQYTAEGSGIFETEQETFRIGSGRAFLAEIPGSHRYYHPGDSVPWEFYFLLFRPQPLLPLWEDIKSKLGAAPAIVPGSRPIRILRDIVHEAYSGRISDPYIASSLLHQFMMELGRLSSSGPRDAAEWPTAVRESVQFIEERYSSMIGQEQLAEQMGLSKFHLLRTFSKYVGLTPNEYLNRTRIERAIELLTTTDLSIEAIASRVGYSSGSYFIKVFQKLTGQTPGSFRSGSGSLNYSRLFF; this is encoded by the coding sequence GTGAACAACCCAAGCAGCTACGGAGTCTATGGCTTCCGTTTCAGCGAGCCGGACCACCTGCCGCTCTGCAACCTTTTCGCGGCCGGACATGACGTTGTGACGGATGCTTCCTACCACTGGAATGGCATGGAGCGTACAGATGGGCCTCTGCTGCTGTTTCAGTACACAGCAGAAGGCAGCGGAATATTTGAAACGGAGCAAGAGACGTTCCGTATCGGCTCCGGGCGGGCATTTCTGGCTGAGATCCCCGGCAGCCACCGCTATTATCATCCCGGCGATTCGGTGCCGTGGGAATTTTATTTCCTGCTCTTCAGGCCGCAGCCGCTGCTTCCTCTGTGGGAGGACATTAAATCCAAGCTTGGAGCCGCTCCAGCCATTGTCCCCGGCAGCAGACCGATCCGTATTCTCCGTGATATTGTCCATGAAGCATATTCGGGCAGAATTTCCGATCCCTACATTGCCTCCTCCCTGCTGCACCAGTTCATGATGGAACTGGGCAGGCTCTCCTCCAGCGGACCGCGGGACGCGGCGGAATGGCCAACGGCAGTAAGGGAATCCGTCCAATTCATCGAAGAGCGGTACAGTTCCATGATCGGCCAGGAGCAGCTTGCCGAGCAAATGGGACTCTCCAAATTCCACCTGCTGCGCACCTTCAGCAAATACGTCGGCCTAACCCCAAATGAATATCTGAACCGGACCCGAATTGAACGTGCTATAGAACTCCTGACTACCACTGACTTGAGTATCGAAGCCATTGCATCCCGGGTCGGGTATTCGAGCGGCAGCTATTTTATTAAGGTTTTCCAAAAACTGACAGGACAAACTCCCGGCTCTTTCCGCTCCGGCAGCGGCAGTTTGAATTACAGCCGGCTTTTTTTCTGA
- a CDS encoding DsrE/DsrF/DrsH-like family protein yields the protein MGKRMNLLMFSGEYDKAMAALILANTARDIDVEVTMFFSFWGLFLVRDPDKMTLEDKTIYEKLMDVITPKGPEQLPLSRMNFSGLGKLMLEEMIEDQGAPKLIHFLKGARKKNIKFYACKLSVDIMGFKPEELLPEVEIIDAAAYLKDALESDMQLFI from the coding sequence ATGGGTAAACGAATGAATCTGCTGATGTTCAGCGGGGAGTATGACAAGGCGATGGCGGCGCTGATTCTGGCCAATACCGCCCGGGATATTGACGTAGAGGTCACCATGTTCTTCTCGTTCTGGGGATTATTTCTTGTCCGTGATCCGGACAAAATGACGCTGGAGGACAAAACGATCTATGAAAAGCTGATGGATGTCATTACGCCGAAAGGACCGGAGCAGCTGCCGCTCTCGCGGATGAATTTCAGCGGTCTCGGGAAGCTGATGCTGGAGGAAATGATCGAAGATCAGGGAGCGCCGAAGCTGATCCATTTTTTGAAGGGGGCCCGCAAAAAGAACATCAAGTTCTACGCCTGCAAGCTCTCCGTTGACATCATGGGCTTCAAGCCGGAGGAACTCCTGCCCGAGGTTGAAATTATTGACGCTGCCGCCTATCTGAAGGACGCACTGGAAAGCGATATGCAGCTGTTCATCTAG